One Streptomyces sp. V4I8 genomic window carries:
- a CDS encoding carbohydrate ABC transporter permease — MTLRKRLLGWLADAALIVYFVFALFPIAWMVILSLKPTNELFSTYFSFSPTLDGYRTVLGDSEGIPFVRFFVNSLVVSLGAVALSLLVGLPAAYASARWRFKGSENLMFTLLSFRFAPELTVIIPLFVLYQKLGLFDTYVGMVWVLQLVTLPLIVWIMRSYFADLTPELEQAALLDGYTRKQAFMKVALPLVKPGVAAVSLLAFIFAWNNFVFPLILTSNEAQTVTVGALSFLGGDRPKYNLTAAAALVSVVPPLLLALTIQRYLVRGLSFGAVKS, encoded by the coding sequence GTGACCTTGCGCAAACGCCTGTTGGGGTGGCTCGCGGACGCCGCCCTCATCGTCTACTTCGTCTTCGCCCTCTTCCCGATCGCCTGGATGGTGATCCTCTCCCTGAAGCCGACGAACGAGCTCTTCTCGACGTACTTCTCCTTCTCCCCCACCCTCGACGGCTACCGCACGGTCCTCGGCGACAGCGAGGGCATCCCGTTCGTCCGCTTCTTCGTCAACAGCCTGGTGGTGTCGCTGGGCGCGGTGGCCCTCTCCCTCCTCGTGGGCCTGCCGGCCGCGTACGCCTCGGCACGCTGGCGGTTCAAGGGCTCCGAGAACCTGATGTTCACGCTGCTGTCGTTCCGGTTCGCGCCCGAACTCACCGTGATCATCCCGCTGTTCGTGCTGTACCAGAAGCTCGGACTCTTCGACACCTACGTCGGCATGGTGTGGGTGCTCCAGCTCGTCACCCTGCCGCTGATCGTGTGGATCATGCGGTCCTACTTCGCCGACCTCACGCCAGAACTGGAGCAGGCGGCACTGCTGGACGGCTACACCCGCAAGCAGGCGTTCATGAAGGTGGCCCTCCCCCTGGTGAAGCCAGGTGTGGCGGCCGTATCGCTCCTCGCCTTCATCTTCGCCTGGAACAACTTCGTCTTCCCCCTCATCCTCACCTCCAACGAGGCCCAGACCGTGACCGTGGGCGCCCTGTCCTTCCTCGGCGGCGACCGGCCCAAGTACAACCTGACGGCGGCCGCCGCGCTCGTCTCCGTCGTACCGCCCCTGCTGCTGGCACTGACGATCCAGCGGTATCTGGTGCGGGGCCTGTCGTTCGGGGCGGTGAAGTCATGA
- a CDS encoding carbohydrate ABC transporter permease, with the protein MGWRLALRPYVLIVPALLLTCGILYPFGLGLYYTLFDFSASKPQPDMVRFENYETVFTQEAFWNSAWVTVLYAVGAAAVETVLGVTVALLLHRSTIVGRVLEKILILPLMIAPVIAAIIWKLMLQPSVGVINYLLRPFGLGGVQWTDTPTGALLSSIAVDVWVYTPFVAILALAGLRSLPTSPFEAAAVDGAGWWYTFRRLTLPMLWPYVLVAVIFRFMDSLKVFDIIYALTEGGPGDSTVVLQIRAYLEAIRFQRYSFGISYTIVLWAVVYLAAMVLVKHLGKIQRKAAEVSAK; encoded by the coding sequence ATGGGATGGCGGCTGGCCCTTCGCCCGTACGTCCTGATCGTCCCCGCCCTGCTGCTGACCTGCGGGATTCTCTACCCCTTCGGGCTCGGCCTCTACTACACGCTGTTCGACTTCTCGGCGAGCAAACCGCAGCCGGACATGGTGCGGTTCGAGAACTACGAGACCGTCTTCACACAGGAGGCCTTCTGGAACTCGGCGTGGGTGACGGTGCTGTACGCGGTCGGGGCGGCCGCCGTCGAGACCGTGCTGGGCGTGACCGTCGCCCTGCTGCTGCACCGGTCGACGATCGTCGGGCGGGTGCTGGAGAAGATCCTCATCCTGCCGCTGATGATCGCGCCGGTGATCGCGGCGATCATCTGGAAGCTGATGCTCCAGCCGTCCGTGGGGGTGATCAACTATCTGCTGAGACCCTTCGGGCTGGGCGGAGTCCAGTGGACGGACACCCCGACCGGCGCCCTGCTGTCGTCGATCGCGGTGGACGTCTGGGTCTACACCCCGTTCGTGGCGATCCTCGCCCTCGCCGGCCTGCGCTCGCTGCCCACCTCCCCCTTCGAGGCGGCGGCCGTCGACGGGGCGGGCTGGTGGTACACCTTCCGGCGCCTCACGCTGCCGATGCTGTGGCCGTACGTCCTCGTCGCGGTGATCTTCCGCTTCATGGACTCGCTGAAGGTGTTCGACATCATCTACGCCTTGACGGAGGGCGGGCCGGGCGACTCGACCGTCGTCCTGCAGATCCGGGCGTATCTGGAGGCGATCCGCTTCCAGCGGTACTCGTTCGGGATCAGCTACACGATCGTGCTGTGGGCCGTGGTGTATCTCGCCGCGATGGTGCTGGTGAAGCACCTGGGGAAGATCCAGCGGAAGGCGGCGGAGGTGTCGGCCAAGTGA
- a CDS encoding sugar ABC transporter substrate-binding protein — protein sequence MDMHVHDRRRFLALTAAAAATPLLAACGAGFGGDDSKSDGSAADDVTGSFDWKREKGTTVKALLNKHPYTDALIADLKSFTEKTGIKVEYDVFPEDNYFDKLTVDLSSGRASYDVFMLGAYMVWQYGPPGWLEDLGPWMRNSSATGSEWDQADFFPNLLQADQWSLKAGAPLGQGGQYALPWGWETNVVAYNTDVFKKLGLKPAETFDELRELARTIKRKAPGAGFDGMYGIAVRGSRSWATIHPGFMTMYARNGLKDFTVEGGKLTPAMNSPEAVAFTEDWAGMVKQGGPPSWTSYTWYQCSSDLGAKKAGMLFDADTAAYFQAVEGASPASGKIAFHPGPKGPDGSLATNMWIWSLGMNAKSKKKSASWLFLQWATGKEHLLKSAITHNHIDPVRRSIADDGAYKDKMKHLPGFIETFETVVDQTKIQFTPQAQFFDATTSWASALQEIYGGQGAKSVLDGLAGDLADKVG from the coding sequence ATGGACATGCACGTGCACGACCGGCGCCGCTTCCTGGCCCTGACGGCCGCGGCCGCCGCGACCCCGCTGCTCGCGGCCTGCGGAGCCGGATTCGGCGGTGACGACAGCAAGAGCGACGGCTCGGCCGCGGACGACGTCACCGGCTCCTTCGACTGGAAACGGGAGAAGGGCACGACCGTCAAGGCGCTGCTCAACAAGCACCCCTACACGGACGCCCTGATCGCCGACCTGAAGTCCTTCACCGAGAAGACCGGCATCAAGGTCGAGTACGACGTCTTCCCCGAGGACAACTACTTCGACAAGCTCACCGTCGACCTGTCCAGCGGGCGCGCCTCCTACGACGTCTTCATGCTGGGCGCCTACATGGTCTGGCAGTACGGCCCGCCCGGCTGGCTGGAGGACCTCGGCCCCTGGATGCGCAACTCCTCGGCCACCGGCTCCGAATGGGACCAGGCCGACTTCTTCCCGAACCTCCTCCAGGCCGACCAGTGGTCCCTGAAGGCGGGCGCGCCGCTCGGGCAGGGCGGCCAGTACGCGCTGCCGTGGGGGTGGGAGACCAACGTCGTCGCCTACAACACGGACGTCTTCAAGAAGCTCGGCCTCAAGCCCGCCGAGACCTTCGACGAACTGCGCGAACTCGCCCGCACGATCAAGCGGAAGGCGCCGGGCGCGGGCTTCGACGGCATGTACGGGATCGCCGTACGGGGGTCGCGGAGCTGGGCGACGATCCACCCCGGCTTCATGACGATGTACGCCCGCAACGGGCTGAAGGACTTCACAGTCGAGGGCGGGAAGCTCACACCCGCCATGAACAGCCCCGAGGCCGTCGCGTTCACCGAGGACTGGGCCGGCATGGTCAAGCAGGGCGGGCCGCCGTCCTGGACGTCGTACACCTGGTACCAGTGCTCCAGCGACCTCGGTGCGAAGAAGGCCGGGATGCTGTTCGACGCGGACACGGCCGCCTACTTCCAGGCGGTCGAGGGCGCGAGCCCCGCCTCCGGAAAGATCGCCTTCCATCCCGGCCCGAAGGGACCGGACGGATCGCTGGCCACCAACATGTGGATCTGGTCGCTCGGCATGAACGCCAAGAGCAAGAAGAAGAGCGCGAGCTGGCTGTTCCTGCAGTGGGCGACCGGCAAGGAGCACCTGCTCAAGAGTGCGATCACACACAACCACATCGACCCGGTGCGCAGGTCGATCGCCGACGACGGCGCCTACAAGGACAAGATGAAACACCTGCCCGGCTTCATCGAGACCTTCGAGACGGTCGTCGACCAGACGAAGATCCAGTTCACCCCGCAGGCGCAGTTCTTCGACGCGACCACCAGCTGGGCGTCCGCCCTTCAGGAGATCTACGGCGGCCAGGGCGCCAAGTCGGTGCTCGACGGGCTGGCGGGCGACCTCGCCGACAAGGTGGGCTAG
- a CDS encoding DeoR/GlpR family DNA-binding transcription regulator, producing MSSSGAQQGPAARQAAMAERVLADGSATAAELAERFGVSLMTIHRDLDELERQGIVRKFRGGVTAQPSGVFESNVQYRLKSMRKEKAAVAEQALKHIEPGMAILLDDSTSTLEIARRLRLGEITPLTVVTNFLEAINLLSDQRGIHLMALGGDYDPLHSSFLGVSCVEAVGQLRVDVCFASTSAVHGGYSYHQEQHIVSVKRAMLDAAARNVLLIDHTKLGRVALHRVVPLSRFDLLLVDDGASAEALRDLDEHKVRYEVCATPVSEP from the coding sequence ATGAGCAGCAGTGGGGCACAGCAGGGGCCCGCGGCCCGGCAGGCCGCCATGGCCGAGCGGGTGCTGGCCGACGGTTCGGCGACCGCGGCCGAGCTGGCCGAGCGTTTCGGGGTGAGCCTGATGACCATCCACCGGGACCTGGACGAGCTCGAACGGCAGGGAATCGTACGGAAGTTCAGGGGCGGCGTGACCGCACAGCCGTCGGGTGTGTTCGAGTCGAACGTGCAGTACCGGCTGAAGAGCATGCGGAAGGAGAAGGCCGCCGTCGCCGAGCAGGCGCTGAAGCACATAGAGCCCGGCATGGCGATCCTGCTGGACGACTCCACGTCCACCCTGGAGATAGCCCGCAGACTGCGCCTCGGGGAGATCACCCCGCTCACGGTCGTCACCAACTTCCTGGAGGCGATCAACCTGCTGTCGGACCAGCGGGGCATCCACCTGATGGCGCTGGGCGGCGACTACGACCCGCTGCACTCGTCCTTCCTGGGCGTGTCCTGCGTGGAGGCGGTCGGGCAGCTGCGGGTGGACGTCTGCTTCGCGTCCACGTCGGCCGTGCACGGCGGCTACTCCTACCACCAGGAACAGCACATCGTGTCCGTGAAGCGGGCGATGCTCGACGCGGCCGCGCGGAACGTCCTGCTGATCGACCACACCAAGCTCGGCCGGGTCGCCCTGCACCGGGTCGTCCCGCTGTCCCGCTTCGACCTGCTCCTCGTGGACGACGGGGCGTCGGCGGAGGCGCTGCGGGACCTGGACGAGCACAAGGTCCGTTACGAGGTGTGCGCGACGCCGGTGAGTGAGCCGTAG
- a CDS encoding histidine phosphatase family protein, giving the protein MSAGTSTDTSRGTTLLLARHGQTIWHAENRYAGISDVPLTDTGRAQAEALGRWAAAHPVDAIWTSPLSRAVVTADPACRALGIAPHREPGLRECDFGVLEGRTLAEFAAEDPVAAEAFRADPVAHPFPDAENPAAAAERGAAALRRIAAAHPGERVLVVAHNTLFRLVLCTLLSIPAGEYRRVFPRLRNAAISELLMKSDGSAALLSLNVPCEPDIS; this is encoded by the coding sequence ATGAGCGCCGGCACGAGCACTGATACGAGCAGGGGTACGACGCTGCTGCTGGCCCGGCACGGGCAGACGATCTGGCACGCCGAGAACCGCTACGCCGGGATCAGCGACGTGCCCCTCACCGATACGGGCCGAGCCCAGGCCGAGGCCCTCGGCCGCTGGGCCGCCGCCCACCCCGTCGACGCGATCTGGACCTCGCCCCTCTCGCGTGCCGTGGTCACCGCCGACCCCGCCTGCCGGGCCCTCGGTATCGCCCCGCACCGCGAACCCGGCCTGCGCGAATGCGACTTCGGCGTGCTGGAGGGCCGTACGCTCGCGGAGTTCGCCGCCGAGGACCCGGTCGCCGCGGAGGCCTTCCGCGCCGACCCGGTGGCCCATCCGTTCCCGGACGCGGAGAACCCGGCCGCCGCCGCCGAGCGCGGTGCCGCCGCGCTGCGCCGTATCGCCGCCGCCCACCCGGGTGAGCGGGTCCTCGTGGTCGCCCACAACACGCTCTTCCGCCTGGTGCTGTGCACCCTGCTGTCGATCCCCGCCGGGGAGTACCGCAGAGTGTTCCCCCGGTTGCGCAACGCGGCGATCAGCGAACTCCTCATGAAATCCGACGGATCCGCAGCACTTCTCTCCCTCAATGTGCCGTGCGAGCCGGACATCTCGTAG
- a CDS encoding FGGY-family carbohydrate kinase, with translation MVHEHFEGEAWLGIDLGTQSVRVLLATGDGTVLGSGSAPLGGRRDGARHEQDPAEWWDALCTASRAALHGRSRLRVGGLAVCGTSGTVLLTDGAGRPMSPALMYDDGRATAEAARARMAGLGVQDTWALPKALWLTGAYGQGRITHQPDLVVSLLTGELPPADSSHALKTGYDLERDAWPSMLPRLGLSDTAIPDVVRPGTPLGEVSATAAEATGIPAGTPVLAGMTDGCAAQIASAALRPGSWNSVLGTTLVLKGASASPVRDPTGVVYNHRAPDGSWLPGGASSVGAGVLTAAFAGADPAAMDELAAAHEPSGAITYPLVSPGERFPFLAPDAFALVLGEPESDADLWAALLQGVAFTERLCLDYLHHLGAPLDGPLTFTGGAARSPYWNQLRADILGRPARVPEQTEPALGMAALAAYGAGAAPDLAEAAEGMVRIGTTVEPRPDRTARFAEPYARLIDELTTRGWLPPPVAAHALARLDGDTAES, from the coding sequence ATGGTGCACGAGCACTTCGAGGGCGAGGCCTGGCTCGGAATCGACCTGGGCACCCAGAGCGTCCGGGTCCTGCTGGCCACCGGGGACGGCACCGTCCTCGGCAGCGGATCCGCGCCCCTCGGCGGGCGGCGGGACGGGGCGCGGCACGAGCAGGATCCGGCCGAGTGGTGGGACGCCCTGTGCACGGCGTCCCGTGCCGCGCTGCACGGGCGTTCGCGGCTGCGGGTCGGCGGGCTCGCGGTGTGCGGGACGTCCGGGACCGTGCTGCTGACGGACGGGGCGGGGCGGCCGATGAGCCCCGCGCTGATGTACGACGACGGGCGCGCGACGGCGGAGGCGGCGCGGGCGAGGATGGCGGGGCTGGGGGTGCAGGACACCTGGGCGCTGCCCAAGGCACTGTGGCTGACCGGGGCGTACGGGCAGGGACGGATCACCCACCAGCCGGACCTGGTCGTCTCCCTGCTCACCGGCGAGCTGCCCCCGGCCGACTCCAGCCACGCCCTCAAGACGGGCTACGACCTGGAGCGCGACGCCTGGCCGTCGATGCTGCCCCGCCTCGGCCTGTCCGACACCGCCATCCCGGACGTCGTCCGCCCCGGCACCCCCCTCGGCGAGGTCTCCGCGACTGCCGCCGAGGCCACCGGCATCCCCGCCGGCACCCCCGTCCTGGCCGGGATGACCGACGGCTGCGCGGCCCAGATCGCCTCCGCCGCCCTGCGCCCCGGCTCCTGGAACTCGGTGCTCGGCACCACACTGGTCCTCAAGGGCGCGTCCGCCAGCCCCGTCCGGGACCCGACCGGCGTGGTCTACAACCACCGTGCGCCGGACGGGAGTTGGCTGCCCGGCGGGGCTTCCAGCGTGGGCGCGGGGGTACTCACGGCGGCGTTCGCGGGCGCCGACCCGGCGGCGATGGACGAGCTGGCCGCCGCCCATGAGCCGTCCGGCGCCATCACCTACCCCCTCGTGTCACCCGGCGAGCGCTTCCCGTTCCTGGCCCCGGACGCCTTCGCGCTCGTCCTGGGCGAACCCGAGTCGGACGCCGACCTGTGGGCCGCGCTCCTCCAGGGCGTCGCCTTCACGGAACGCCTCTGCCTGGACTACCTGCACCACCTGGGCGCCCCTCTCGACGGGCCCCTCACCTTCACGGGCGGCGCCGCCCGCAGCCCGTACTGGAACCAGCTGCGCGCCGACATCCTGGGCCGCCCGGCCCGCGTACCGGAGCAGACCGAACCGGCCCTGGGGATGGCCGCGTTGGCGGCGTACGGCGCGGGCGCGGCACCGGATCTGGCGGAGGCCGCGGAGGGCATGGTCCGCATCGGCACGACCGTCGAGCCCCGCCCCGACCGGACCGCCCGCTTCGCCGAGCCGTACGCCCGCCTGATCGACGAACTGACCACCAGGGGCTGGCTCCCGCCCCCGGTCGCGGCGCACGCGCTGGCCCGCCTGGACGGGGATACTGCGGAATCATGA
- a CDS encoding ABC transporter ATP-binding protein, which produces MSTAIALRGIRKTYGRNTALDGLELDVAEGEFFCLLGPSGAGKTTTLKTVAGLEQPDAGTVELDGKDMRGVEPYDRGVAMCFESYALYPHKSAYDNLASPLRSPRHRLPADRARKRIGEIAELLGISALLDRPVGQLSNGQRQRVALGRVLVRPARAFLLDEPLSHLDAKLRQQMRAELKAIGAVQRTTTLYVTHDSVEALALGDRIGVIRDGRIVQTGTREEIWYEPYDTEVARAFGRPRINLLPGVVTGTGVRSDGGVELPVRAQAAPGTEVLVGVRPRDLALNGDGHELTGTVYVTEVLGRSVEVTVRTGGQQVSLVAPRGDAAHLRPDDPVRLWVRPENLLLFEADRPERPGRRIEKSA; this is translated from the coding sequence ATGAGCACGGCCATCGCGCTGCGCGGGATCCGCAAGACGTACGGGAGGAACACGGCCCTCGACGGACTGGAACTGGACGTGGCGGAGGGCGAGTTCTTCTGCCTCCTCGGCCCGTCCGGCGCGGGCAAGACGACCACCCTCAAGACGGTCGCCGGTCTCGAACAGCCCGACGCCGGCACGGTCGAGCTCGACGGCAAGGACATGCGCGGCGTCGAGCCCTACGACCGTGGCGTGGCGATGTGCTTCGAGAGCTACGCCCTCTACCCGCACAAGTCGGCCTACGACAACCTCGCCTCCCCGCTCCGCTCCCCCCGCCACCGCCTCCCCGCCGACCGGGCCCGGAAGCGGATCGGCGAGATCGCCGAACTCCTCGGCATCTCCGCCCTGTTGGACCGCCCCGTCGGGCAGCTGTCCAACGGCCAGCGGCAGCGCGTGGCCCTCGGCCGGGTCCTGGTCCGTCCGGCCCGCGCCTTCCTCCTCGACGAACCCCTCTCCCACCTGGACGCCAAGCTGCGCCAGCAGATGCGGGCCGAGCTGAAGGCGATCGGGGCGGTGCAGCGCACGACCACCCTGTACGTCACCCACGACTCGGTCGAGGCGCTGGCCCTCGGCGACCGGATCGGGGTCATCCGGGACGGACGGATCGTGCAGACGGGCACCCGGGAGGAGATCTGGTACGAGCCGTACGACACGGAGGTGGCCCGTGCCTTCGGGCGGCCCCGGATCAACCTGCTGCCGGGCGTGGTGACGGGGACCGGCGTGCGGTCGGACGGCGGGGTCGAGCTGCCGGTCCGGGCGCAGGCGGCCCCGGGGACCGAGGTCCTGGTCGGCGTACGCCCCCGCGACCTCGCGCTGAACGGCGACGGCCACGAGCTCACCGGCACCGTGTACGTCACCGAGGTGCTCGGCCGGTCCGTCGAGGTCACCGTGCGGACCGGCGGGCAGCAGGTGTCGCTGGTCGCCCCGCGCGGCGACGCGGCGCACCTGCGGCCCGACGATCCGGTACGGCTGTGGGTCCGGCCTGAGAACCTGCTGCTGTTCGAGGCCGACCGGCCGGAGCGTCCAGGACGACGGATCGAGAAGAGCGCGTGA